The Ensifer adhaerens genome contains a region encoding:
- a CDS encoding ectoine synthase: MFVRSLQQIEATDHFVEWGSGTSHRLLTERDGMGFTVCHTVVRAGTVSLLEYRNHLEACYCIAGHGEVEDMQGKVFPINKGDIYVLDQHDKHFLRGGKDEDLVLVSVFNPPLKGTERHNLDDPSGSAY, from the coding sequence ATGTTCGTCCGCAGCCTGCAGCAAATCGAAGCAACTGATCATTTCGTCGAGTGGGGCAGCGGTACTAGCCACCGCCTGCTCACCGAGAGGGACGGTATGGGTTTCACCGTCTGCCACACGGTGGTGCGCGCCGGAACGGTATCGCTGCTCGAGTACCGCAACCATCTCGAGGCCTGCTATTGCATCGCCGGGCACGGCGAGGTCGAGGACATGCAGGGCAAGGTCTTCCCGATCAACAAGGGTGATATCTACGTGCTGGACCAGCACGACAAGCATTTCTTGCGCGGCGGCAAGGACGAAGATCTGGTCCTCGTCAGCGTCTTCAATCCGCCGCTCAAGGGGACCGAGCGCCACAACCTCGATGACCCGTCCGGTTCGGCCTACTGA
- a CDS encoding DUF1013 domain-containing protein encodes MAQQLLMPKATAVWLVDNTALSFDQIAQFCKLHPLEVKAIADGESAQGIKGLDPIATGQLSRDEIARAEGNPNHKLKLSEPKVRVPDSKRKGPRYTPVSKRQDRPNAILWLVRNHPELKDAQISRLVGTTKSTIEQIRERTHWNSANLTPMDPVTLGLCSQIDLDLEVERASKGRPLPTAAELGQTLESAQETEKLGFSYEREEEKEIDADAVFAKLKSLKSDRKDEDEDDQY; translated from the coding sequence ATGGCTCAGCAACTGCTTATGCCCAAGGCGACCGCCGTCTGGCTGGTTGACAATACCGCGCTGTCCTTCGACCAGATCGCGCAGTTCTGCAAGCTGCACCCGCTCGAAGTGAAGGCGATCGCCGACGGTGAATCCGCGCAGGGCATCAAGGGCCTCGACCCGATTGCGACCGGTCAGCTTTCGCGCGACGAGATCGCCCGCGCCGAAGGCAACCCCAACCACAAGCTGAAGCTGTCCGAGCCGAAGGTTCGCGTACCTGATAGCAAGCGCAAGGGCCCGCGCTACACCCCGGTTTCCAAGCGCCAGGATCGCCCGAACGCCATTCTGTGGCTGGTTCGCAACCATCCGGAACTCAAGGACGCGCAGATCTCGCGCCTCGTCGGTACGACCAAGTCGACGATCGAGCAGATCCGTGAGCGCACCCACTGGAACTCCGCCAACCTGACGCCGATGGATCCGGTAACCCTCGGCCTCTGCTCGCAGATCGACCTCGACCTCGAAGTCGAACGCGCTTCCAAGGGCCGTCCGCTGCCGACGGCTGCCGAACTCGGCCAGACACTGGAATCGGCCCAGGAAACCGAAAAGCTGGGCTTCAGCTACGAGCGCGAGGAAGAGAAGGAAATCGACGCCGATGCCGTCTTCGCCAAGCTCAAGTCGCTGAAGTCGGACCGCAAGGACGAGGACGAAGACGATCAGTACTGA
- a CDS encoding propionyl-CoA synthetase, which produces MASRYADVYAGWKSDPQSFWSNAANAIDWFERPARAFDADAGIYGHWFAEGITNTCYNCLDRHVAAGRGEQIAFIYDSPVTGRVERISYASLLGDVAALAAVYRKLGVGKGDRIIIYMPMIPQAAVAMLAAARIGAVHSVVFGGFAANELAVRIDDCQAKLIVSASCGIEPGRTVAYKPLLDAALDIATHKPAHCLVFQREMAEAAMTEGRDLDFAAALAAAKQAGEEVGCTPVASTDPLYVLYTSGTTGQPKGVVRDNGGHMVALKWSMENFFGVQPGEVFWAASDIGWVVGHSYIVYGPLLNGSTSILFEGKPVGTPDPGTYWRIIAEHGVVVMFTAPTALRAIRKEDPEASHVRRYDLSKFRALFLAGERADPDTIQWAENALGVPVIDHWWQTETGWPVAGNPMGLGLLPVKYGSPAVPLPGYDVQILDDAGHPVGAGTLGNVVVKLPLPPGCLPTLWNADHRFRAAYLDEFPGYYKTADAGYLDEDGYIFIMARTDDIINVAGHRLSTGAMEEVCASHPDVAECAVIGIADDLKGQVPAGFLVINSNVSRETSEIEREVISLVRERIGPVAAFRLAICVKRLPKTRSGKILRATIQKIADRQPWKMPATIDDPVILDEITVALQGRGIGV; this is translated from the coding sequence ATGGCGAGTCGCTATGCCGACGTGTACGCGGGCTGGAAATCGGACCCGCAGAGTTTCTGGTCAAATGCCGCCAATGCGATCGACTGGTTTGAAAGACCGGCACGTGCATTTGATGCGGACGCTGGCATCTATGGGCACTGGTTCGCCGAAGGCATCACCAATACCTGCTACAATTGCCTGGATCGCCATGTGGCCGCGGGCCGTGGCGAGCAAATCGCCTTCATCTATGACAGTCCCGTCACCGGGCGGGTCGAGCGCATCTCCTATGCGTCTCTGCTCGGCGATGTAGCAGCGCTTGCCGCCGTCTACCGGAAACTCGGCGTTGGCAAGGGCGACCGGATCATTATCTATATGCCGATGATCCCGCAGGCGGCGGTTGCTATGCTGGCGGCTGCGCGCATCGGCGCCGTGCATTCCGTGGTTTTCGGCGGTTTTGCCGCCAACGAGCTCGCCGTACGCATCGACGATTGCCAGGCCAAGCTCATTGTGTCCGCAAGCTGCGGCATCGAACCTGGGCGCACCGTGGCCTACAAGCCGCTGCTGGATGCGGCGCTCGACATCGCGACCCACAAGCCGGCCCATTGCCTCGTCTTCCAACGCGAGATGGCGGAAGCCGCCATGACCGAGGGACGCGACCTCGATTTCGCTGCGGCTTTGGCGGCGGCCAAGCAGGCGGGAGAAGAGGTCGGCTGTACTCCGGTCGCCTCGACCGATCCGCTCTATGTGCTCTACACGTCGGGCACGACCGGCCAGCCCAAGGGCGTGGTGCGCGACAATGGCGGCCACATGGTCGCGCTCAAATGGTCGATGGAGAATTTCTTCGGCGTGCAGCCGGGCGAAGTGTTCTGGGCTGCGTCCGATATCGGCTGGGTCGTTGGCCACTCCTATATCGTGTACGGTCCGCTCCTCAACGGCAGCACCTCGATCCTGTTCGAAGGCAAGCCGGTCGGCACGCCGGATCCAGGCACCTATTGGCGCATCATTGCCGAACACGGCGTCGTGGTGATGTTCACCGCGCCGACGGCGCTGAGAGCGATCCGCAAGGAAGATCCGGAGGCTTCCCACGTTCGCCGGTACGACCTGTCGAAATTCCGCGCGTTGTTTCTTGCCGGAGAACGGGCGGATCCCGACACGATCCAATGGGCAGAAAACGCGCTCGGCGTGCCCGTCATCGACCATTGGTGGCAGACGGAAACGGGATGGCCCGTGGCGGGAAATCCGATGGGGCTCGGGCTCCTGCCGGTAAAGTACGGTTCTCCGGCGGTTCCGCTGCCGGGATACGACGTCCAGATTCTCGACGATGCCGGACATCCGGTTGGCGCCGGTACGCTCGGCAATGTGGTGGTAAAGCTGCCGCTGCCGCCAGGCTGCCTGCCGACGCTTTGGAATGCTGACCATCGGTTCCGTGCGGCCTATCTCGACGAGTTTCCCGGCTACTACAAGACTGCCGATGCCGGCTACCTCGATGAGGATGGTTACATCTTCATCATGGCGCGGACGGACGACATCATCAACGTGGCTGGCCATCGCCTCTCCACCGGAGCGATGGAGGAGGTCTGCGCCAGCCACCCCGATGTGGCCGAATGCGCCGTGATCGGCATTGCCGACGACCTGAAAGGCCAGGTCCCGGCCGGCTTCCTCGTCATAAACTCCAATGTTTCCCGTGAAACGTCGGAGATCGAGCGCGAGGTCATCAGCCTCGTGCGCGAACGCATCGGACCTGTTGCCGCCTTCCGCCTGGCGATCTGCGTCAAGCGGCTGCCGAAGACGCGGTCGGGCAAGATCCTGCGCGCCACGATCCAGAAGATCGCTGACCGCCAGCCCTGGAAGATGCCCGCGACGATCGACGATCCAGTCATCCTCGACGAAATCACCGTTGCGCTGCAAGGGCGCGGCATCGGTGTATAA
- a CDS encoding YggS family pyridoxal phosphate-dependent enzyme, with the protein MEVQERLQDVVSRVQAAEKSAGRAKGAVTLVAVSKTFDADAIRPVIAAGQRVFGENRVQEAQGKWPELKAETSGLELHLIGPLQSNKAAEAVALFDVIETVDREKIARALAAEMQRQGRALRLYVQVNTGLEPQKAGIAPEETVAFVDLCRNELGLSIEGLMCIPPVEENPGPHFALLAKLAAACKLEKLSMGMSGDFETAVQFGATGVRVGSAIFGAR; encoded by the coding sequence ATGGAAGTTCAAGAGCGGTTGCAGGATGTCGTGAGCCGGGTTCAGGCAGCGGAGAAGTCTGCCGGTCGCGCCAAGGGTGCCGTCACGCTGGTCGCTGTTTCCAAGACCTTCGACGCCGACGCCATCCGCCCGGTGATTGCCGCCGGGCAGCGGGTCTTCGGCGAGAACCGCGTGCAGGAAGCGCAGGGCAAGTGGCCGGAGCTGAAGGCCGAGACATCCGGTCTCGAACTGCACCTGATCGGCCCGCTGCAGTCGAACAAGGCGGCGGAAGCCGTCGCGCTGTTCGATGTCATCGAGACGGTCGATCGCGAGAAGATCGCCCGCGCGCTTGCGGCCGAAATGCAGAGGCAGGGCCGGGCGCTTAGGCTCTACGTCCAGGTCAACACCGGGCTGGAGCCGCAGAAGGCCGGCATCGCGCCGGAGGAGACCGTTGCCTTCGTGGATCTCTGCCGCAACGAGCTGGGTCTTTCGATCGAGGGACTGATGTGCATTCCGCCGGTGGAAGAAAATCCCGGCCCGCATTTTGCCCTGCTCGCGAAGCTGGCTGCTGCCTGCAAGCTCGAGAAGCTGTCGATGGGCATGTCAGGCGACTTCGAGACGGCCGTCCAGTTCGGCGCCACCGGCGTTCGCGTCGGTTCGGCCATTTTCGGCGCGCGCTGA
- the acs gene encoding acetate--CoA ligase: protein MSAKIYPVLKSAKSRTLLDNATYLKWYEESVSDPAKFWGKHGKRIDWFKPYTKVKNTSFKGKVSIKWYEDGLTNVSYNCIDRHLKTHGEKTAIIWEGDNPYIDKKITYNQLYEQVCRLANVLKKHGVKKGDRVTIYMPMIPEASYAMLACARIGAIHSVVFGGFSPDALAGRIVDCESTFVITCDEGVRGGKPVPLKENTDTAIDIAAKQHVIVNKVLVVRRTGGKTAWAPGRDLWYHQEIATVKPHCEPAKMKAEDPLFILYTSGSTGKPKGVLHTTGGYLVYASMTHEYVFDYRDGEVYWCTADVGWVTGHSYIVYGPLANAATTVMFEGVPNFPDAGRFWEVVDKHKVNVFYTAPTAIRSLMGAGDDFVKRASRSSLRLLGSVGEPINPEAWEWYYNVVGEQKSPIVDTWWQTETGGILITPLPGATDLKPGSATRPFFGVQPQLVDNEGNVLEGAADGNLCIIDSWPGQMRTIYGDHARFGQTYFATYKGKYFTGDGCRRDEDGYYWITGRVDDVLNVSGHRLGTAEVESALVSHHLVSEAAVVGYPHPIKGQGIYCYVSLMAGEIGNDELRAALVKHVRSEIGPIATPDKIQFAPGLPKTRSGKIMRRILRKIAEDDFGALGDTSTLADPAVVDDLIANRQNKA from the coding sequence ATGTCCGCCAAAATCTATCCGGTGTTGAAGTCTGCCAAGAGCCGGACGTTGCTTGATAACGCCACTTACCTGAAGTGGTACGAGGAGAGCGTTTCCGATCCGGCAAAGTTCTGGGGCAAGCACGGCAAACGGATCGATTGGTTCAAGCCCTATACCAAGGTCAAGAACACGTCCTTCAAAGGCAAGGTCTCGATCAAGTGGTATGAAGACGGCCTTACCAACGTCTCCTACAACTGTATCGACCGCCACCTGAAGACGCATGGCGAAAAGACTGCCATCATCTGGGAAGGCGACAATCCCTATATCGACAAGAAGATCACCTACAACCAGCTCTACGAGCAGGTCTGCCGCCTTGCCAACGTCTTGAAGAAGCATGGCGTCAAGAAGGGCGACCGCGTCACCATCTATATGCCGATGATCCCGGAAGCATCCTATGCGATGCTCGCCTGCGCCCGCATCGGCGCCATCCATTCGGTCGTCTTCGGCGGCTTCTCGCCGGACGCACTTGCTGGCCGTATCGTCGACTGTGAGTCCACCTTCGTCATCACCTGCGACGAGGGCGTGCGCGGCGGCAAGCCGGTCCCGCTCAAGGAAAACACCGATACGGCGATCGACATCGCGGCCAAGCAGCATGTCATCGTCAACAAGGTTCTGGTCGTGCGCCGCACCGGCGGCAAGACCGCCTGGGCACCGGGCCGTGACCTCTGGTACCACCAGGAAATCGCGACCGTGAAGCCGCATTGCGAGCCGGCGAAGATGAAGGCGGAAGATCCGCTGTTCATCCTCTACACCTCGGGCTCGACCGGCAAGCCGAAGGGCGTGCTGCATACGACCGGCGGCTACCTCGTCTATGCGTCGATGACGCACGAATATGTCTTCGACTACCGCGATGGCGAGGTCTACTGGTGCACCGCCGACGTCGGCTGGGTCACTGGTCACTCCTATATCGTCTATGGTCCGCTCGCGAATGCGGCGACGACCGTGATGTTCGAAGGTGTGCCGAATTTCCCGGACGCCGGGCGTTTCTGGGAAGTGGTCGACAAGCACAAGGTCAACGTCTTCTACACCGCGCCGACGGCGATCCGCTCGCTGATGGGCGCCGGCGACGACTTCGTCAAGCGCGCCTCGCGCTCGTCGCTTCGCCTGCTCGGTTCGGTCGGCGAGCCGATCAACCCGGAAGCCTGGGAGTGGTACTACAACGTCGTCGGCGAGCAGAAGTCGCCGATCGTCGATACCTGGTGGCAGACCGAGACCGGCGGAATCCTGATCACGCCGCTGCCGGGTGCGACCGATCTCAAGCCCGGTTCGGCCACGCGGCCGTTCTTCGGAGTTCAGCCGCAGCTCGTCGACAACGAAGGCAATGTTCTGGAAGGTGCTGCCGACGGCAACCTCTGCATCATCGACAGCTGGCCGGGCCAGATGCGCACGATCTACGGCGACCATGCGCGTTTCGGTCAGACTTACTTCGCCACCTACAAGGGCAAGTATTTCACCGGTGACGGCTGCCGCCGCGATGAAGACGGCTACTACTGGATCACCGGCCGCGTCGACGATGTCTTGAACGTCTCCGGCCACCGCCTCGGTACGGCCGAAGTGGAATCGGCGCTCGTGTCGCATCATCTCGTCTCGGAAGCGGCCGTCGTCGGCTATCCGCACCCGATCAAGGGCCAGGGCATCTATTGCTATGTTTCACTGATGGCTGGTGAAATCGGCAACGACGAACTGCGCGCCGCCTTGGTGAAGCATGTCCGTTCGGAAATCGGGCCGATCGCGACGCCGGACAAGATCCAGTTCGCTCCGGGCCTGCCGAAGACCCGCTCGGGCAAGATCATGCGCCGCATCCTGCGCAAGATCGCGGAGGATGACTTCGGTGCGCTCGGCGATACCTCGACGCTCGCCGATCCGGCCGTTGTCGATGATCTGATCGCGAACCGCCAGAACAAGGCCTGA
- a CDS encoding DUF1674 domain-containing protein → MQNDNDNAADRPKKPLPPAAVRALKEAEERRQAEIKKELPQEIGGRGGEDPARYGDWEIKGRAIDF, encoded by the coding sequence ATGCAGAACGACAATGACAACGCCGCCGACCGCCCGAAGAAGCCGCTGCCGCCCGCCGCTGTGCGGGCGCTGAAGGAAGCGGAAGAACGGCGTCAGGCGGAGATCAAGAAGGAACTGCCGCAGGAGATCGGCGGGCGCGGAGGTGAAGATCCAGCCCGTTACGGCGACTGGGAGATCAAGGGTCGGGCGATCGACTTCTAA
- a CDS encoding LysR substrate-binding domain-containing protein gives MILPPLGMLRAFEAAARLASFSRAGDELHVTHAAISHQIRLLEAWFGRPLFMREKRGVSLAPEAENLSAVLTSSFERIAAETELLRLNAKAQLSVACIPSIATRWLIPALGEFLQRHPEVDVKVVYAMAEQQLRETGCDVLITLGADKSEGTRSDRLFSRINRPVASPRYLERKGALRTPEAIASADLLHDETTSRWRDWLARAGQETTQTLRGPVFQDFNLLATAVIAGHGVALCPVEVFRREIENGDLVILSDVATLEDESYFLITKVTRSKAAASFADWFAAVVHA, from the coding sequence ATGATATTGCCCCCACTCGGCATGCTGCGTGCCTTCGAAGCCGCAGCGCGTCTGGCGAGCTTCTCCCGCGCCGGTGACGAACTGCATGTGACGCACGCCGCCATCAGTCACCAGATCCGGCTGCTGGAGGCGTGGTTCGGCCGGCCGCTCTTCATGCGCGAGAAGCGTGGGGTCAGTCTGGCGCCCGAGGCGGAGAACCTATCCGCCGTGTTGACATCGTCATTCGAGCGCATCGCCGCGGAAACGGAGTTGCTGCGGCTGAACGCCAAGGCGCAGTTGAGCGTTGCCTGCATACCCTCGATCGCCACGCGCTGGCTGATCCCGGCACTCGGCGAATTCCTGCAGCGTCACCCCGAGGTGGACGTCAAGGTCGTCTACGCGATGGCCGAGCAGCAATTGCGGGAAACCGGCTGCGACGTCCTCATCACGCTCGGCGCCGACAAGAGCGAGGGGACCCGCTCCGATCGGCTGTTCTCCCGCATCAATCGACCGGTTGCGAGCCCCCGTTATCTCGAGCGGAAAGGCGCGTTGAGGACACCAGAGGCAATCGCGTCTGCCGATCTGCTGCACGACGAAACGACGTCACGCTGGCGCGATTGGCTGGCAAGAGCAGGGCAGGAGACCACGCAGACGTTGCGTGGCCCGGTTTTCCAGGATTTCAATCTTCTGGCGACGGCGGTCATTGCCGGCCATGGCGTGGCGCTTTGCCCGGTCGAAGTCTTCCGCCGCGAAATCGAAAACGGTGACCTGGTGATCCTGTCCGATGTCGCCACCCTGGAGGACGAGAGCTACTTCCTGATCACCAAAGTCACACGCTCGAAGGCGGCAGCCAGTTTCGCCGATTGGTTCGCGGCCGTTGTGCACGCCTAA